A stretch of the Musa acuminata AAA Group cultivar baxijiao chromosome BXJ2-7, Cavendish_Baxijiao_AAA, whole genome shotgun sequence genome encodes the following:
- the LOC135617556 gene encoding uncharacterized protein LOC135617556 isoform X1, with translation MRSWCHVPPKFPFGWGAPNWQRNGPFPISPQPNLVSASDRADTCLHWWITAGFSQGLGGGIKVFILEELKACLSRSSSGRVLLSSKVRTRQAALMGVNGPSNTSGILDGIHGVQLVGRSAFEVEKALHCKGVDRSTCRGVDIAETSQILLIRRIWQQRPSCLRPIRCTLHGDRNITESVANVLTSLPFVVLGLQVPRKNINTALYANSLIGVGIASSLYHSSRGVLRKYLRWADYTMIAATTLCLSRSLRNENPKLLMAASTLLLPIQPLMVSAVHTGLMEATFAKQALTRPNLRMAHNLHKMSSLLGAALFIADDCFPQTPYLHAAWHLAAAVGVGTCNKLLE, from the exons ATGCGCTCTTGGTGTCATGTGCCCCCCAAATTCCCGTTCGGATGGGGAGCTCCAAACTGGCAGAGGAACGGCCCCTTCCCCATCTCTCCCCAGCCAAATCTAGTCTCTGCCTCAGACCGTGCCGATACTTGTTTGCATTGGTGGATCACGGCCGGTTTCAGTCAAG GACTCGGAGGAGGAATCAAGGTTTTCATCCTTGAAGAGCTCAAAGCCTGCTTATCGAGATCATCCTCTGGCCGGGTGCTTCTCTCATCTAAAG TCCGCACAAGACAGGCTGCCCTCATGGGTGTCAATGGACCTTCAAATACTTCTGGAATACTAGACGGGATTCATGGGGTGCAGCTGGTAGGAAGGTCAGCATTCGAAGTTGAAAAAGCACTTCACTGTAAGGGCGTCGATCGTTCAACTTGCAGAGGTGTGGATATTGCTGAGACGAGCCAAATATTGCTAATCCG AAGGATATGGCAGCAGAGGCCTTCGTGCTTGAGGCCAATTCGTTGTACGCTTCACG GTGATCGGAACATTACAGAATCTGTTGCCAATGTTTTAACTTCGTTGCCTTTTGTTGTTCTTGGATTGCAGGTGCCTAG GAAGAACATAAACACTGCACTCTATGCTAATTCATTAATTGGAGTAGGGATTGCTTCTAGTCTATATCATTCCTCAAGAGGAGTACTCCGAAAGTATCTAAGATGGGCTGACTATACAATGATAGCTGCAACTACTCTT TGTCTATCACGGTCACTCAGAAATGAGAACCCAAAACTTTTAATGGCGGCATCCACATTGCTTTTGCCAATTCAGCCATTGATGGTTTCAGCTGTTCACACTGGACTAATGGAGGCAA CATTTGCCAAACAAGCATTGACAAGACCAAATCTGAGGATGGCACACAACCTACACAAAATGTCTTCCCTACTGGGTGCGGCACTTTTCATTGCTGATGATTGCTTTCCTCAAACGCCCTATCTTCATGCAGCTTGGCACCTTGCTGCAGCAGTTGGGGTTGGGACATGTAACAAGCTTCTTGAATGA
- the LOC135617556 gene encoding uncharacterized protein LOC135617556 isoform X2 — translation MRSWCHVPPKFPFGWGAPNWQRNGPFPISPQPNLVSASDRADTCLHWWITAGFSQGLGGGIKVFILEELKACLSRSSSGRVLLSSKVRTRQAALMGVNGPSNTSGILDGIHGVQLVGRSAFEVEKALHCKGVDRSTCRGVDIAETSQILLIRRIWQQRPSCLRPIRCTLHGDRNITESVANVLTSLPFVVLGLQVPRKNINTALYANSLIGVGIASSLYHSSRGVLRKYLRWADYTMIAATTLVAFAKQALTRPNLRMAHNLHKMSSLLGAALFIADDCFPQTPYLHAAWHLAAAVGVGTCNKLLE, via the exons ATGCGCTCTTGGTGTCATGTGCCCCCCAAATTCCCGTTCGGATGGGGAGCTCCAAACTGGCAGAGGAACGGCCCCTTCCCCATCTCTCCCCAGCCAAATCTAGTCTCTGCCTCAGACCGTGCCGATACTTGTTTGCATTGGTGGATCACGGCCGGTTTCAGTCAAG GACTCGGAGGAGGAATCAAGGTTTTCATCCTTGAAGAGCTCAAAGCCTGCTTATCGAGATCATCCTCTGGCCGGGTGCTTCTCTCATCTAAAG TCCGCACAAGACAGGCTGCCCTCATGGGTGTCAATGGACCTTCAAATACTTCTGGAATACTAGACGGGATTCATGGGGTGCAGCTGGTAGGAAGGTCAGCATTCGAAGTTGAAAAAGCACTTCACTGTAAGGGCGTCGATCGTTCAACTTGCAGAGGTGTGGATATTGCTGAGACGAGCCAAATATTGCTAATCCG AAGGATATGGCAGCAGAGGCCTTCGTGCTTGAGGCCAATTCGTTGTACGCTTCACG GTGATCGGAACATTACAGAATCTGTTGCCAATGTTTTAACTTCGTTGCCTTTTGTTGTTCTTGGATTGCAGGTGCCTAG GAAGAACATAAACACTGCACTCTATGCTAATTCATTAATTGGAGTAGGGATTGCTTCTAGTCTATATCATTCCTCAAGAGGAGTACTCCGAAAGTATCTAAGATGGGCTGACTATACAATGATAGCTGCAACTACTCTT GTAGCATTTGCCAAACAAGCATTGACAAGACCAAATCTGAGGATGGCACACAACCTACACAAAATGTCTTCCCTACTGGGTGCGGCACTTTTCATTGCTGATGATTGCTTTCCTCAAACGCCCTATCTTCATGCAGCTTGGCACCTTGCTGCAGCAGTTGGGGTTGGGACATGTAACAAGCTTCTTGAATGA
- the LOC135584364 gene encoding uncharacterized protein LOC135584364 translates to MATLKDVVARRPIAATIRLTVPAGGARPAPPVGPALGQYRLNLMAFCKDFNARTQKYKPDTPMAVTITAYKDNTFEFIVKSPTVAWFLKKAAGVESGSGRPGHVVASSITIRHVYEIAKIKQADPSCKHLSVEAICKSIMGTARSMGIQIVKDL, encoded by the coding sequence ATGGCGACGCTGAAGGACGTGGTAGCCCGGCGGCCCATTGCCGCCACCATCCGCCTCACGGTGCCAGCCGGCGGCGCCCGCCCCGCCCCGCCCGTCGGCCCCGCCCTCGGGCAGTACCGGCTCAACCTGATGGCCTTCTGCAAGGACTTTAATGCGCGCACCCAGAAGTACAAGCCCGACACCCCCATGGCCGTCACCATCACCGCCTACAAGGACAATACCTTCGAGTTCATTGTCAAGTCTCCCACCGTCGCCTGGTTCCTCAAGAAGGCGGCCGGCGTCGAATCCGGCAGCGGCCGCCCCGGCCACGTAGTCGCCTCTTCCATCACCATCCGACATGTCTACGAGATCGCCAAGATCAAGCAGGCCGACCCCTCTTGCAAGCACCTTTCTGTCGAGgccatctgcaagtctatcatggGCACTGCGCGCTCCATGGGCATACAGATCGTGAAAGATCTCTGA